The Triticum aestivum cultivar Chinese Spring chromosome 6D, IWGSC CS RefSeq v2.1, whole genome shotgun sequence genomic sequence TTTTTTGTATTTTTGAACATAGCTTTTttaaggtgaacattttttaaaaattccaaacattttttgaaaatacgaatattttttgaattcgtgaacaaaCTAGCCTTATAGACAAAAAAGATATGACTCGAAAGGGTGTGTCTCATTTCTATACAACTATGAGATTTCGTAAAAGGTGGGGAACTAACTCAATGGGTTGGGGACTAAAAATCACATAAATAATGGCTTAGAAAAACACAGGAAATCTTGGGTCCCTCTGACTTGGTTGCACATCTTTCAAAAAGTATTCAAAAAATAAGTCGAAGATGGGCTTGCAACTGGGACATTTAAAAAAATGGGTTGGGCCAAAAAAACAATGTTGAGCAGCTAAAAATGGCAAAAGAAAGTGGAATAGTAACTGTCAATGTCGGGGCTCACATTTTGCATATTGAAGATGGAATTGTACCTGAGATACAAAAATGGCCGCTTGCCCCAGTTGTGTGTTCATGTGAACTTGTAATTGCAACAAAAAAAAACTTGGAGCCCAATTGCAAgacgatggtggacttgcaactgaggcgAAGAATAAAAAAGAACTAGTTACTCCTAAAAACGAGGGAGGGCTTGTAACTAAGCCAAAAaataaaaatgttttaaaaaagcCCGACTGCAAGTAGAGAGTGGGCTTGCAGCTAGGAGCAGAGAACAAAAAACGTTGGTGCTAGTTGTAAGCCCGAGATGGACTTGCAAATTCAGCCAAAAAAAACTTTGATCACATTTGTGAGTTGAGGATGGACTTGCATCTGGGATGAAAACAAAGCTATGGGTCGAGTTGCGGGTCGAGGGTCAACTTGCAACTGAGACAACTACACAAAAGTACGAGATCAGTTGCGACTGGAGAGTGGaattgcaactgggacaactaagAGCCTAGTTGCGAGGCGAGGGCGGACTTGCAACTCGGATGGGAAAAAACTACGGTCCTAGTTGCGAGTTAATGGAGACTTGCAGCTGGGATGAAAAAATAAACTAtgggcctagttgcgagtcgagaaTTGACATGCAGCTGGGACAACTGCACAAAATTACGCTACGGTTGCAAGTCGAGGGTGAAGTTTGCAGCTGGGACAGCAACAAAACTATAGGCCGAGTTGTGAGTCAAGGGTGTACTTGCAGCTGGGACAACTACACTACGAGACCAATTGCGATTCAagaatggacttgcaactgggacaaccacgagcctagttgcgagtcaagggtggacttgcaccTAGGATAAAAACAATTTACAGTCCCAGTTACCAGTCGAGAGTGGACTTCCAACTGGTATGAAAAACAAACTATGAGCCTATTTGCGAGTCGATGATGGACatgcaactgggacaactacacaaaactactataccagttgtgagtcaagggtggacttgcaactgagacaatAACAAATTAcgagcccagttgcgagtcgagcgtggacttgcaactgagataaAAAATAATAACATATGCCAGTTGTGAgtcgagagtggacttgcaactaggacaactacAAAATTACGAGCCAAGTTGCgagtcaaggatggacttgcaacttggaTGAAACAAACTACGGTCCTAGTTGTGAGTCAATGACGAACTTGCAACTGGGACCACTACACAAAACTATGATACcatttgcgagtcgagggtggacttgcaattaggCAAATAACAAACTATAATCATAATTATGAGTCGCATGAACTTGCATTTGGCATGAAAAATAAAGCACatacctagttgcgagtcgagggtgtgCTTACAATTGGGTCAACTACGAGCCCATTTACGAGTTcatgatggacttgcaactgagacaaatACGAAACTATGAGCCCAATGTGAGTCAAGGGTCGACTTGAAACTGGGATGAAAAAAATTATAGGCCCAGTTACGAGTCAAGGGTGGATTTGCAACTgtgtgaaaaacaaaaaaaatgctccAATTGCAAATCGAGGGTGGGCTTCCAACTCGGATAATTACGAGTCTAGTTGCAAGTCAAGGCTGAACTTGCAACTGAAACAACTACGAAACTATGAGCCTAGTTGTGAGTTAAGCATCGTCTTATAACTGGGATGAAACAAATTATGAGCCCAGTTACGAGTCAAGGGTTGACCTGCAACTGGGATGTAAAACAAAACATAGGGCGAGTTGCAAGTCAAGGGTGAGCTTGCAATTGGGATGAAACAAACTATGAGCCTAGTAGAAAGTCAAAAGTGAAGTTGGAACTAGGACAACTACTCAAAATTCCGATACCAGttacgagtcgagggtggacttcaattgggacaactacacaaaactacgCTACGAGGTGTGAGTTGAGAGTGGACTAGAAATTGGGACAATAAAATTAAGAgaaagtatgtttttggtccctcaagttcccACAAAGTATAGGcttggtccctcaagattttttggtatacatttggtccctcaagtctcaaaaccggaTAAGTTTGGTCCTAAACCAGATTTTGAGTATATTGACCAGTTTTGACCGCCACAAAACCgcccgatgaacagtaaattcaaaaaaaaacttcaaaaaatctgaaattttttgggGTCGAATATGCTTACATGCGCAAGATGCGAACAAAATTTCAAGCTCTTTCGGCACgcgaggagctcgtggcaaaaagaaaacaaaaatatctGCTTGATGaatagtaaattcgaaaaaaatcaaaacaaaatcaaaaaattatgaatttttttggGGTCCAATATGCTTAAGTGCGCAAGGTGCGACGAAAATTTTGTCCTGAAATGAGATCGGACGGGCTCTTGCAAAAAATTTgtcatttttttgaagttttttttcaaatttactatTCATCAGGCGGTTTTGTggcggtcaaacccggtcaacatgCTCAAAATCTGGTTTATGACCAAGCTTAtccggttttgagacttgagggACCAAATGTATACCAAAAAAATTTGAGGGATCATGTCTATACTTTGTgggaacttgagggaccaaaaacatacttttctcatAAAATTATGGGCCTAGTTACGAGTCGAGGATGAACTTACAACTGAGAAAACTACGAAACTACAAGTCCAGTGCGAGTCAAGggggacttgcaactgggatgaaacaaaCTACGGGCTTAGTTGTGAGGGCGTACATGCAACTGAGACAACTACACAAAAATACGATACCATTTGCGAGttgagggtgaacttgcaactgagACAATAACAAACTACGAGCCCCGTTGCGAGCCAAGCATGGATTTACAATTGAGATGAAAAATAAAACATGTGCcaagttgtgagtcgatggtggaTTTGCCTATGAGCCCATTTATAAATTGAGGATGGACCTACAAACTCTTCATTGGGCCACACAAAAACACACAACGAAAACGAACGAAAGACAATGTTCGCCGCCGGCGACATATATAGGCCCATGTGAAAAGAAACACGAGAACAGACCgatacaaaacaaaataaaacaatagGACGTGGGACAAAAAATAACAAGCTCACGTGGGTAGGGATGATCGGGTTTGTGCGAAGATTAAAACAAACAAACCGGATGGTTACAAACTTAGATGAGACATcactatatctcatctagatgcaATTTAGCAAATCtgaaagaaaagaaaatctagtTACGATATCCTCTGGCTACACAATTGAACCAAAATAAACAAAACAGGGAATGAAGAGCATGATTGGTTCGATGCCAAAAGTTGCcatgccaatatttggcaaatACAAAATGTTGGCTAGTGATTGGTTGGCTACCATATTTTCTTGTCAACCTCACAAAAAGTTGTCAACATTTGGCAACTtttgattttgccaaatgttggcttgccaaatattggcaatgcaaaatgttggcatcaaaccaattatgcttGAAAAGACATGTGGCCCTCCAAAAAAATGTTGCAGCCAACAAATAAACCCAATACCAAAGCATAAAAATGGCCCACTAAAAAAATCATATTGGCCTCACTACTTCATGACGAATGAACAAAAAGCAGGACACAATGGCAACGAGCACAACCCAGAAGCATGTATATCTAATGGCATATGAGTTAGATGCGACATTGTTAACTCTCCTCTAAATAAGAATTAGCAAAACCAATCCGATACGGGATCCCGAGATCACGCCGCGAAAATGGCCCAACAAAAGATGCACGCGCGAGCAGGTTAACAAGTAGATACCAGACATACAACGTGACACAAGACGCGCGCGACAACACAACCCACGATCATAATTTGCATGACATTTAAAGCAAACGGTTCAAGAATTTAAAACAGCTaaataaagaagaaaaataaaaatggaaaagaaggaactagaaaatataaataaaataccaaaaaacatGAATTTAAAATAGTTCATAATTGAAAACAAATAATAatgaaacagaaaaaagaaaagaaaaacaacaaaaaatggaACGCAGCAGCCCATATAAAAACAGGAAAAGACAACAGCCCATGAGAAGACATTAAAAAAAACACAGCCCATACGAGCCTGCGCCGTATCTCCCCTACAAAAAATTGGGCTAAAAACTTGGTAAAAATTATACATTCCccaccgcatcgccgccgccgcgcctcagcCTGCGGCACCTCCTCCGCCATGGATCCCGCTGCTCGCTAGCCACTCTCCTCTCACCGGTTGTCCTGCGTCGGCCGCGTTCATCCTgcgccgccccgcgtcgccccCGGTCGTCCAGCCACCTGACGCCGACGCGCCACTCCGGCAGCTGGCCCTCTACTCCaggcgccgccaccgcccggccACCCAACGCCGACGCCCCACTCCAGCAGCTCCCCGACCAGCTCCGCGAGGTAAGCCACCTGCTACGATCTGTTCATTTTTTCGCATTTTCTGATGTGTGCACTGATGCTATGATCTGAACAAAAAAATTAGACAGTAGTCAGCTCTTTATTTCATTGTATATTGGATAGTGAACTTGTTTTGATGTATATGATCTTGAAAGTGAGCTCATCTTGATGTATATGACCTTGAAAATGAGCATGTTTTGATGTACATGGTCTTGAAATTGAGCTTGTTTTGATGAACATAAACAAAAATTCTAGACCAGAGCTCTTTATTTCATTGTGCATTGGACAGTAGGCTCTTTATTTAATTGTGCATTCTCTTTTGCTTTGTTCCTTGTGCTAGATAGTGAGCCACTTTTGCACAAGCCGCAGTAAGTCCACCAATCCCCGCCTCTCTTCTTCCTCAGTGGCCCTGCCTCTAAAATTGCCACCAAACTCCCCACAGATGGGCTGGTGCTCCCCGTCCACTCCCCGGCAGCTGCTATCCACCGTCGCACTCTTCGCCTTCGGCGCAGGGCTCCTCACCTACGGCGCACACCTCTCCTACGTCCACATCGAGCCCCAGCGCGAGCGCACGCTCGCCCGCGATCAGTTTGTCCGCGACTACTTACGCAGGAAGCACGACAAGTAGCCTGCATCCTCTCCTATTCCGGGTCCATTGCTCGGCAACGATGTCTTTGTGCCCCATGAGCCCCAGCGTCAGGCCTGTGATTGCGGAGATGGAGATGAACGCCGGCACCGACCAGGATGCCACTACCGTGCGGGCCACTGTTGTGCAGGCCTGTGGGATGTTCCATGACACCCCTGCAACGTTCGGTACGTGCTCTGACTTTGGTTTCCCTGTTGTTGCTAGTAGCTCGTATGGTGTTCGATCATTTGTCTCGCTAGTGTGTTTGGATCGGGTGCTGAGCGCTaggtgcttgcttgcttgcttatcTCACTAGCACGGACTTGCTTTTTTGTGATCTATCGGACTGATGCCTCGAAATAGTAAGAATGGTGTGCCAATCAAACTTGAGCTATTTTATTCTCCTTCATTGACTATGGTCATATGTACAAAGGAAGAGTTGTGCTTTTCCGATGTCAATGGACTAGGTGGAAAAGGAATTGACAGTTTTCTTGAATTGTAGTTGGTGTAATTGACTAATTGTCTTAGTGGCAAGTTCCATAGACAAAAATTTCTTGCTTGGAAAATGAGGTGTTTGATGTACGACACAAGCACATTAGGCAGAAAATTGCAGTTATGTTCTTAGGTGGCACACAATTCCCCTTGCTGATGGGAGACTGCTGATCTGGTATAAACTTTCCATTTTGGATATCAAGGGGGCAGATGTTGATGTCACAtctgatttttcttcttcttaattaTACATGCGCAGAAGCAATTACATTCGCAATATATAGAATGTTTAGTGTAAGAAAAGCAATCGTAATTGACAGCTGTTATGTTATTGAACTGAAGGTGTATAGAAAAGCAATCAAGCAAAACCTCAAACAAACTGATAAATTACAGCTGCTATGTTATTCAACTGAAGTGTGTATGATATTTGATTTCTGTTCCTGTCTTTTACAGCATTTCAAGTAGAGCTCCATAATTGACAAAACCTTTGCGGCTTTGACCTTGTTACCTGTATTTGTGAAATTTCTTTGTTATTCTTCTAGTTGATGGTGTGATTCATTATCAATGCACATTCTTGTTAATACCActgagaaaaataaataaattaacagAGCACACCGCGGTTTGCCCTGGAGGGAGTTCCATCATCTCGCCATCTGGGGCAGTGTTGGCAGGCCCCAACTATGAGGGCAAGGCCCTCCTCGCAGCTGACCTGGGTGAGAAGAAACTGATGGCTGGCTTCCAGTCTATGCTAAATGTGTACTGTTTTGGGTACTTATACGCAGCACAACACAGTATATTGATTTATTTATACGTTTTCAGTAATCACAGCTTTCACCAATATAAATCTGTATTGTGACTGAAACATCACAAGTACATAATTCTTAATAGAAACTTGGTGATATGTTTGCAGACATTGGTGAAATTGTTCGGGCGAAGTTTGATAAGATCCGAGGCGCACGACTGACGATGTTTTGAGGACCTGATTGATGACCAGCAATCTTTCCGTAGCTGTGTGTAACAAAATCCATGTTGGCAATACAG encodes the following:
- the LOC123142683 gene encoding lysine-rich arabinogalactan protein 19, with protein sequence LYIPHRIAAAAPQPAAPPPPWIPLLASHSPLTGCPASAAFILRRPASPPVVQPPDADAPLRQLALYSRRRHRPATQRRRPTPAAPRPAPRDSEPLLHKPQWAGAPRPLPGSCYPPSHSSPSAQGSSPTAHTSPTSTSSPSASARSPAISLSATTYAGSTTSSLHPLLFRVHCSATMSLCPMSPSVRPVIAEMEMNAGTDQDATTVRATVVQACGMFHDTPATFEHTAVCPGGSSIISPSGAVLAGPNYEGKALLAADLDIGEIVRAKFDKIRGARLTMF